TTTTCCAGAACCGTCATGTTGGAGAAAATTTCCAGATTCTGAAAGGTGCGGATCATGCCGTGCCGGGTGCGGACATGGGCCGGGGCCGCGGTGATGGCCACGCCGTCGAAAATGATCTCCCCGCCCGAGGGGCCGACCATGCCGGAAATGACATTCAAGAGCGTGGTCTTGCCCGCGCCGTTGGGGCCGATGATCGCCGTGATCGCGTTCGCCTGGGCCTCGAAATCG
The sequence above is a segment of the Deltaproteobacteria bacterium genome. Coding sequences within it:
- a CDS encoding ATP-binding cassette domain-containing protein, with product MASILRCAGVSVRFGGVQALSSVDFEAQANAITAIIGPNGAGKTTLLNVISGMVGPSGGEIIFDGVAITAAPAHVRTRHGMIRTFQNLEIFSNMTVLE